The window cggtgtgtttgccgagatccgatgaattgtggatttatgatcagcttatctatgaatattatttgaatcttctctggattcttatatgcatgatttggtatctttgtatttctctttgagttatcggtttggtttggccaatgctacctcttgagcttgtgttggttttcccttgaagaggaaagggtgatgcagcaaagtagcgtaagtatttccctcagttttcagaaccaaggtatcaatccagtaggagacaatgcacaagtcaccgaatacctgcacaaacaatcaacaacttgcacccaatgcgataaagggattgtcaatcccttcacggtcacttgcaaaagtgagatctgatagagatagataaacggtaaagtaaatatttttggtatttttgatttatagattggaaagtaaacatTACAATTTAAAGGAACGGCGAcggaaattggcaagttgatgggaaactaatagattcaatataatggaaaagagacccgggggccataggtttcactagtggcttctctcaagataaatattacggtgggtgaacaaattactgtcgagcaattaatagaaaagcgcatagttacgatgatatctaaggcaatgatcatgaacataggcatcacgtccgtgtcaagtagaccgaaacgattccgcatctactactattactccagacatcgaccgctatccagcatgcatctagagtattaagttcataaagaacggattaacgcattaagtaagatgacatgatgtagaggaattaactcaagcaatatgatgaaaaccccatcttttttatcctcgatggcaacaatacaatacgtgccttgttgcccctactgtcactgggaaaggacaccgcaagattgaacccaaagctaagcacatctcccattgcaagaaagatcaatctagtaggccaaactaaaccaataattcgaagagacttgcaaagatatcaaatcatgcatataagaattcagagaagaaccaaatattattaatagataatctgaccataaatccacaattcatcggatctcggcaaacataccgcaaaagaatgttacatcgaatagatctccaagaacattgaggagaacatggtattgagaatcaaagagagacaagaagccatctagctaataactatggacccgaaggtctgtggtaaactactcacacttcatcggagaggtaacggtgttgatgtagaagccctccttgatcgaatccccctccggcgggacgccggaaaaggtccctagattggATCTcaggggtatagaaggttgcggcggtggagaagtggttccgtggctcccctggatgttttcagggtataagagtatatatagtcgaaggaactaggtcaggggagctacgaggggcccacgaggtagggggcgcgccctaccccctaggcgcgccctcctgcctcgtggctgcctcgtgcgtctccgacttcatctccaagtcttctggtttcttttcggtccaagaaagatcatcgcgaaggtttcattccgtttggtattccttttccgtgaaactccaaaatatgcaaaaaaaatagaaacgggcgatgggccctcgattaataggttagtcccaaaaataatataaaatagcatatatctgcctattaaacatccaaaacagataatataatagcgtggaacaataaaaaattatagatacgttggagacgtatcaaccaactagattggtatttcttacaATGAAgagtagctttgggttcaatcttgcgtgatttcacccagtgacaaagtaggggtagagagacaggtattgcattgttgccatcgaggataaaaagatgggtttttttatcaaattgcttgagttaattcctctatattatgtcatcttacttaatgcgttactccgttctttataaaattaatactctagatgcaggcaggagtcggtcgatgtgtggagtaatagtagtagatgcagacaggagtcggtctacttgacacggacgtgatgcctatattgcataataaTTGCCTtgtatatcatcataactttgcccttttctatcaattgctcgatagtaatttgttcacctaccgtattatttgccttcatgagagaagcctctattgaaacctatgaccccgggtctattttccatcatattagtttccgatctactattttccatcatattagttttcaaTCTACTATTTtttaatcttttattttcagatctataaaccaaaaaacccaaaaatattttatcttttgtttagttctatttatctatctctgtcagatctcacttttgcaagtgaccgtgaagagactgataacccctttatcgcgttgggtgcaagtgtttgattgtttgtgcatgtactggtaatttgcgcattttctcctactggattgataccctggttctcaagctgagggaaatacttatctctactttgttgcagcaccctttcctcttcaaaggaaaaaccaacgcaagctcaggaaGTAGCAGTGGCCGCCGGCATCAATCCAGCACCCCACGCACAGCGCGCTCCTCACCACGCCAGATCTATCGCGTCGTCGTCGTGTCGTGCATCGGCGTCTAGCAGCCTCTGCGGCCCCGCCGCAAGCCTGTGCCACCAGCACCGCCCCGCGCAGTCCCGCCGCTGCGCCCCGCACAACGCACAATGCCCCTGCCCGCCGGTGCATCCCGCGCCGCCACCGCGCATGTGAGGTGGGAAGGAATCCCCGCCACGGCGAGGAGATCAAAAGGAGTATGGGGGTGGGGGCGAGGTGAGGGGCGCTCGCCAGCTACCGCTCGTGGGAGAGATGGGGGCGAGAGGCGAGGATGATCTAACTTAATTAGGCAGGCATGTACCTAGTGCGACCTCAGGTTTTCACACTGGAGCTTTGAGACTGATGCTTGAGAagcaccaccaaatcaaaatcaaatGGACATCACCAAATGTCTCTACATACACATGTTCGTGGACACCCGGCGGAGGAAGGCCATCCAACCAGTCATCAAATGTCCACCTTTGTCTGCCTCCTCCCTTTAACAAGTTTATCTAGATCAATAGCAATTCAACTATACATTTAAAATAGTTACAAACAAATGCAACTACTACCAAAATCACCATATGTTCATCAAGTTTTATACATCCATCGATCTCAAAAGTCCCTAGTCCGGCTATCCATGCCAAAGACCTCAGTTTCGGCCTATTTTTCACACTTCTTTTGCGCAaaaatgtttgtacatgctagcacCATAATCTTGAATGAATTTCACAGCATCGGGGTTCAAGTCCGCCACCTTCATAAACAACATCTTTTGCACCTTGGGTTAGGTCTTGATAGCAATGTTTTGCTCCTCAAGCTTAAGATTTTCGAATCTCCATGTACATGTCAAATCTCTCCGCTTTTTGCTCCTCCTTCACATCATTGTGCTTGGCACCCTCCTCCTCTTTCTTTGACATGATGACCTCAAACTTCTCTGTCATCTTTGTCGCCGCCCGTTCCCGCTTCTGCTTCTCCACCTCCCACTTCCTCCCTCAGTTCCTGGCACATGGGTGGCCAGACCAAGCCCTTCTTTGTTGGATCACCACCTTCATCTTCATTGGCTATGGAGGTCTTGAGGGAATTGGCAATGATGTTGAGCCATTTACTTTGACCATTCACTTTCATCCAACAATGCATAAATATAAAGTTGTATCTATCTTGTGGTACAACATGCACAAGCGTGCAGCTAGCAAATGAAGACGATGACATGGTCAGCAAGTTGCAACATTAAGCAAAAATGACCAACACATAGAGCAACAAGCCATAAACTTATGAGCTCGAGGAGTGACACGCCACTTGGCCACAGGTTTTCCACTTGTTTGTAGGAGTCACAAAACTTGTTGACGATCTATTGAATGATGTAACATCGACGGGCTAGCGATTTTGTATTGCAATCATGAATCACTTCCGTGTGGTATGGACCGTAACACTTTTTCTCATGAAACAAAGTCATGCACGTTGTGCCAAAATGTCACACCCTTTCTGCCTCATGCCTTGAAACAGATCCAAACTAGTGACCAACCACGCCTCACAGAACAATCCCTCTTCTTCATTGGGTTGGCACCCGATGACCAGTGGTTCTTCAGCTCAAAGTCCATCTAGGAGTCATCCACTTGTTCGTCTTTGTAGCCGCCTCTGTCGTGGATGATTTTCATCATCGCCTCGTCGTTTGCTGCCGTCGCGCTTGGTTGAGGCATTTTGGCAAATGGTTACCAGGTATCGACGGACGAAACTTCAGTGGTAATCCGCAACCGGACAAGTGTCGGCGACATCATGAAAATGTAATTGTTTTGTCGTTGAGATCGACAGTCAACGACGCTGGATGGCCAGAGGTGAAGGAGGACGCGACGATTGTTGTGTGTCAGGCGTACCGTGGTGATGGGCGTAGTAGTAGGGCCGCTTGTACTGGGCGGGTCAGGCCTTCAATTACCCGGCGGCACCAGCCCAGCAATGTGTTGTGGATGACGAGGTCCAGCCTAAACAGCCGCCACAACCTTCTCCGCGTTCTTCTTCTCCTTGGCGCGCCTACCTTGGTGGAGAGCGTACAACACCTTGCAGGTGGACACCTTTGGGTCCAATGGGACGACAAACATCATGATCGGCTCATGCAACGGCGAACGGCGAGGTTTTGGCGGTTGTGATCAGGGCGGAGGCAGCTAGAGCAGCGAGCTTTTGCGTGGGAGTAGTGGCAGGATTGTGAGAATGTGCGAGCTCCAGCTTAGTTTGGGGTGGGTCCGAGGGGTCGGAGTACGACGCGGTGGACGTCCGGACTCCCCCAAATTTGCCTCGACTTTGGTGTTGGTTTGTGGGATTCGGACGCCCTAACGAGTCCGAAAATTTTAGATTAGCCCTGTTGGATGCCTAAAAGTGTCTGGACAGTTCGGTCTGAACATTTGGGGTCGCTTAGGTGACCCGGATTGGAGTTGCCCTGAGCTAAGATTTGTTGCTCGGTTTACTAGCACTAGTCGCAGCCACCGCTGGCAACCTATGGTGGCCGCACGAGCGCCCTGCACCACCCATCATAGTGCCCGCCTCTGTCGCCACCACCACCTTCTTGTCCTCCCACCCGTCTCTGCCCTCCTCTGCCACACCAACTCCGCCGAGCCGCCGATGCCTTCCGCCCGCTGCCGGGCACCGCCCCCTCGCCGGACACCAATTCAGCTTCTCCATCGCGACGCTCTTCGACGAGGGCCTACGTTATATTCGAATAATGAAATTGAAAAGGTATACTTTTGAAATGTTGTGAACTGTGTGAGGTAGAGACGTAAAATTTTGAATTATCTGGGTTTGAAATTTGAGTTAAACTGAGCTGGTATgcaaacatatactccctccgtatagTAAAGTTGGTATAAAACAACACTTATTTATTTTTACTAGTAAGTTTGCACGTGCAAAGCACAGTGTAATCTCGAAATAATTCTAAGCCTCCCATGTTGCATCAGGATGTCCTTTACAGTCGGAGAACACATCTCTAATAGTATATTTGTGTCGTAGTGGCGCGTTGCTGCGGGTACCATTTTAAAACCAATGCATAAATAAGTGCCTAAAACCAATGAAAACAAATGTAAGAGTTTTACATATTTAAAATGATAAAACATAAAAGAAGTGTGTGTGACAAAATGATGTATAAAAGAGAAAAAAGAATCCCCACAAAAAGAAGACATGATTAATGAAGTGGCGTTGTTTGAGTTGATAGGTTAATGCAAAAATACATGCATGTGTGGGAAAAAAAGGACATGCATGACCAATGAGATGGCATAATTTACATTAATGCAAAAGTAACTTATGAAGACATGCATGACTCCTTGATGCCACACGATTTTGATCGGAAGGCTGTAAATAATTGAAGTGATGTGGAAGCACGCATGTATAAAGAaatctagtagtgggggctagctatttagatatagaagatttgtGTCGTAGTGGTTATATAGCGGACATATGTGCCACCTTCAATTATCTCTGACATTTTCCAAATTGATGAAGTATTAAGAAATGAATTAATATCACTACATTTTGATCCATGAATGTTATTTAATAACAGGTGATACCTAATACCACATGCGTATACTTAATCCCGATCTTGACAAACTCATCATATGAAACCACAAAAGAAAATCCATTCAATCAATTACACAAAACATAGACTTCTGAAGTATTAAATAGCAACAAAAGAAAACTGTAAATTAACTTTGCATCAGCCATGACTTAAGTACGCGCAAATTCCAGTGAAATCAATCATCCGCCCCATTATTGTGTGCACAAGGGATTATACACAAAAGTGAAAGAAATAATGTTTACTTAATCTTTTAGTAAATCTAGTATGATTGGAGAAGCATGAAGATATTTTACTGACCTTGATGCCTAGTAGAAGGAAAGTAATAGAGCACACAGACTTACCAATGCCTAGTTttcatgatgttttttttcataaatATGCCATCTCTGAATTTATTGTACTGACATCGCTGACTATCTTCTAAAAAGGATAAGACCTGAGCAATGAGCTATTAATTTTCCTTCACCAATATGATGGACCTCTCAAATGGGGCTTGTTGCAACCAGCAAAGATCCTACATCTTGTCACCTTAGGTTCGGAATATTAGCTTCAGCATCGCAACAACTTCAAGATTTGCAGTACTATTATCTACGCTACTTTTGTGCCCTTTCATATAAGTAACAACACCTATAAGATCATCAATATGCATCTTTATACTAAGGCAAAATGAAATAATAAGCATCTACATGATAACAGGAAGGTCAGTTTTATACCAGACTGCTTGTGAATGTATTGATTAATCATATTGACTTGGCTTTTTCATATGGATAAAACTATGCAGTTCCCTTCAGCTTGGTGAGAACAAATGCATAGGTAGAAGACGTCTACACATCTGAAATTGCTAATTAGCTGAAAACGCGAGTCTGATCATATTTTGATAACACAACAGAATCGAAAAATACATCAAATCAATATGACACCTGGCGGCTGGTGCGTGGCAAGGGCATGTAACTGGCCAAACTTAACGCAATGACAGATCCAAAGGTCATGGTCGTCGCTTGAACCTGCGTTGGTTCCCNNNNNNNNNNNNNNNNNNNNNNNNNNNNNNNNNNNNNNNNNNNNNNNNNNNNNNNNNNNNNNNNNNNNNNNNNNNNNNNNNNNNNNNNNNNNNNNNNNNNNNNNNNNNNNNNNNNNNNNNNNNNNNNNNNNNNNNNNNNNNNNNNNNNNNNNNNNNNNNNNNNNNNNNNNNNNNNNNNNNNNNNNNNNNNNNNNNNNNNNNNNNNNNNNNNNNNNNNNNNNNNNNNNNNNNNNNNNNNNNNNNNNNNNNNNNNNNNNNNNNNNNNNNNNNNNNNNNNNNNNNNNNNNNNNNNNNNNNNNNNNNNNNNNNNNNNNNNNNNNNNNNNNNNNNNNNNNNNNNNNNNNNNNNCCTGCTCGATGTCGACCACGGAAGGGAGACCACCGCTGACTATGTTGCTCGCCATTCTCCCCGCCAAGAAGGGGACCAAAGGATCTGCTTGGAGGATGTCGAGGATGCGAAGCTAGTGAGGCAGCTGTCCGCGGAGCCGCCAGGATGGACGGCGAATAACACCGTGGAACATGAGGCGTCCCCGATGGCCTGCTAGGTGGTGTTGGAGGCGGCTGGTTGTAGGAGGATGCGCCGTCCCCGACAGCCAAGCCAGGTGGTGTAGGAGGAGGCGTTGTCCCCGACAGCGGGCCAAGTAGTGTAGGGAGGCGGCACCGCCGACggccgaggcgaggcgaggcgaggcgatggGTTGGGGCAACACAGAGATGGGAGCGGCGGCGTCGTGAAGGTGCGGTGGCTGGAGGCGATTGGGAGCGGAGCGATGATGCAGCGGTtacttttctttcttcctttcttgaTTGACGTGGGCAGTTTAATTCCTTTTGTGCCAAAGGAAGGTGATCATGGAAGAGAAAGTACTTTCCTTTCTTTCTTGATTGATTGACGTGGGCAGTTTCTTGCCTTTCGTGGCAAAGGAAGGTGATCATGGAAGAGAAAGTTGTGTTTAGTGTTAAACACGTTTAGTCGCTCACCATTAGGACAACAGCAATTGTTGGATGAATGCGAATGGATGGCCGAGATCTGTTGGATCTGTCTcactgggtctttttatattggtatagatatagatatagatatagatatagattattTTAGGACGAAGGAGTATCAAACTCAGTGAGAGCATGACTGTTCGGAACAGAGCAGAGAAGAACATGCGAAGACACGAGTCTTCACTTCATGAGCAGAGATTCGTTGCTTCATTTGCTCGAGCAGACTACCACCCATCTCAGCCACCGGCGGCGACCTCAGATGGGCGCACGGGCGCGCCGCGCCGCCCACCACCGcgctcgcctccgcctccgccactgccaccttctcctcctcctcccgctgctgctcctcttcctcctcccgcccctctccgcgctcctcctccgccgcgccaACTCCCTGGGCCGCCGGTGCCTACCCCCCGCCGCAGGGCGCCGCCCCCTCGCCGGGCAGCGGCTCAGCTTCTCTATCGTCACGCTCTCCGACGAGGGCCTGTCGGGCCGAGGAGTGCGGGGGCGGTCTTTCCGCGGCGTGCTGGCGGCCACCGCGCGGAACAAGCGCGCCTACGCGGCCGCGCACGGGTATGGCCTCGCCGCGCTGCCCCCCGGCGCGGTCGACCCCGGCCGCCCGCCCGCCTGGAGCAAGGTCCTCGCCCTCCGCGCCCGCCTGCGCCGCCACCACTGGCTCTTCTGGAACGACGCGGTGGGTCGCCGCGGCCGCGCCACCACTCCCCTGTTGGTTTATGCTCTCGGTGGTGTATTGATCTTAATCGGCCCTTGATTTCAGGACACGCTAGTTACCAACCCTGACATCTCGTTGGTAAGTCTGATGCTATTATGGAATCTTGTTCTAACCTCTTGATGTTTAGttttgagttaatataattttgttTCTCCTCATTGCTTGTGCTGAAGGAGGAGATTTTGTTCTCCGTGATTGGGCATAGTGATTTTGATGCATCGCCTGATCTCATTCTGACAGAGGATATCAATGGGGTTAATGCCGGTAAGCGAAACTTGCACATTTTTCGGTTTTACTTTATGTTTGTCCAAATCATTTGACAAGCAAAGCAATGGCAACTTCTGTGATATATCACACTCATTAACACGAATGTCTGCTCACCTACTACTGTATCTTCAGAATAAGCATATGATAGTTTAGTATGACTCATTTGTGCAATGAGGCTGATCCATACTTGTGAGCTAGAGCAAACTGATCAAGTTAATAGACACCGAGATTCACGTCTTACTAATATCCTAGGGAAGCATACTTGGAAAGATACATCCATGAAGATTCATTTCACTTTTCTTATAGACAGGAGGTTCAGCACAAAATAAGACAAGGACATCTTATCTGTCAAATATTAACCATGCTCCTTTTTTTGAGGTTAACAGTACTTCATTGATTACTGAACATCACAGCAAAGTTCGTCCCTGATACAATCTGGAACCACACCAAGATAAAAAAGATTAACAGAGTGCTCACAACTACGAGCTAGTTTGTGTGGCGCTACATTCATACCACGCCTGACATGTAAGAAAGAGCATTGAGTAAACCCAGACGCAAGAGACTTGATGTCCGAGACAACAGCGCCCACTCTTGATCGATCTTGAGCCATAGACTTGATTTTGTTCACCATGGCGAGGCAATCAGATGCCAAGACAATTGACGAACAGCCTTCAGATCGACAAACCTCAAGAGCACGTCGGATGGCACGCGCCTCAGCCAACTCCGGTTCAGAAAAGCCTTGAAGCTGCTCACTGCCAGCAAACATACACTCCCCAAGATGATTCCTAGCCACAAAGCCCATGCCCATCCGTGTCGGATAGAAGGAAACAGCGCCGCATCAACATTCACAGCCACCACACCAGCAGGTGGCCGAGTCCAAATAACAGTTGAAGAAGAGGACTCACGCCTGGGATCGGGTTTAGGCTTAGAACAATGCTGCAACACCATACGGACATAGGCACGAACTTTTGAAGCAGTTCTAGCAGGATGCACTTCGGTGCCATTATTACGTACCTCATTTCTAGCTTCCCAGATATGCCATAGAGTGATGGCCAAGACAGTAGCTTGAAGCTTCGAAGCATGAGCCAGGAAATCGAACATCCATTGACGACCATTAACCATGTCTTTTTTGCACAGCCTGACACTGAACTCCTCTTTAACCCCTTTCCAAACGGAACGGGCGAAGGGACACAGCAGGAAGAGATGCTCCACACGCTCAGTCCGGTTGCAGAAGAAACAGCCATCGTCGGCTGGAATTTGACGCCTCACCAGCTGGAAACCCGTAGGTAAACAGTCGTGCACGAAACGCCACAAAACAATCTTCATTTTGTTTGGACAATTGACTGACCAAAGGGCCTTCCACTCCTTTTCTTGCACCTGAATGTTGGAAGCCAGACCCTTGCCCTTTCCACTTGTAGAGGAGAAGAAGTTCTCACTTCGAGTAAGATTATAGCCAGACTTGACCGAGTAGATGCCAAGCTTGTCATGAGGCCACGACAGGAAGTCATCTCCCCCAAAACGACTTATGGGAACTTGCAGAATTTGTTCTGCAATAGGATCAGCAAAGAAGCTTCGCACAAGGTCTTCGTCCCAAGACACCAAAGACTCAGCCATAAAAAACTGAACTGAAGTTTCAGCCGGAATAGGGAGAATCGAGTTGAAAGTTCCAGGAGGGAAACCTGGAATCCAGTTGTCTTCCATAACTTTGATCCGGGTGCCATTTCCTACACCCCACCGAGCTCCCTTCTGAATCAGTTGACGCCCAAAGAGCAAACTGCGCCAAGTAAAGGAAGATGATCTTGTCTTGGTGGCAGTCCAAAAAGCCCCATCAGGGAAGTAGCGTCCCTTTAAGACCCTCGAACACAAAGAGTCGGGTTCGGTCAGGAGACGCCAACACTGACGCGCAAGCATTGCCTGATTGAAAAGTACCAAGTCGCGGAAGCCCATTCCACCGAGGAACTTTGGGGTAGAAAGCCACGTCCAAGAACGCCAATGCATTTTTCGACGGCCGTCTTCGACACCCTA is drawn from Triticum dicoccoides isolate Atlit2015 ecotype Zavitan chromosome 4A, WEW_v2.0, whole genome shotgun sequence and contains these coding sequences:
- the LOC119287728 gene encoding alpha-1,2-galactosyltransferase gmh3-like, which translates into the protein MGARARRAAHHRARLRLRHCHLLLLLPLLLLFLLPPLSALLLRRANSLGRRCLPPAAGRRPLAGQRLSFSIVTLSDEGLSGRGVRGRSFRGVLAATARNKRAYAAAHGYGLAALPPGAVDPGRPPAWSKVLALRARLRRHHWLFWNDADTLVTNPDISLEEILFSVIGHSDFDASPDLILTEDINGVNAGLFFIRRSKWSERFLDTWWNHTSFVQFGSTKSGDNAALKHIVDHLSPEETQAHVRIAKMQCLFNSYPWVATWKSVHRLIFHPSTTWKGAYSDGDFMVHFAGLNDKRGWTSRILREITHR